The following proteins are encoded in a genomic region of Maribacter hydrothermalis:
- a CDS encoding sulfite exporter TauE/SafE family protein, producing MLLSITSEITSTAWILAFGAAFIIGLSKAGIKGIAVLNVTLMVLAFGAKESTGMVVPLLISADIFAVIYYNRYTKWKYVFKVLPWMVFGLLIGVVIGNELPEKFFKVGMAIIIIITVIMMFYWDRKKDKTVPKHWLFAGSIGTIAGITTMVGNLAGAFSNIYFLAMQLPKNNFIGTAAWLFLIMNIIKLPFHFFVWKTISLESLSFNLILLPGILVGFFVGVRFIKLIKEAFFRKMILVLTAVGAILIMFS from the coding sequence GTGCTTCTATCAATAACTTCTGAAATTACATCAACTGCTTGGATTTTGGCCTTTGGGGCTGCCTTTATTATTGGTTTATCTAAAGCTGGAATAAAAGGTATTGCTGTTTTAAATGTTACATTAATGGTATTGGCCTTTGGTGCAAAAGAATCTACAGGTATGGTAGTTCCATTACTTATTTCAGCTGATATTTTTGCTGTTATTTATTATAATAGGTACACAAAATGGAAATATGTTTTTAAGGTATTACCATGGATGGTTTTTGGATTACTGATCGGGGTTGTAATTGGTAATGAATTACCTGAGAAATTTTTTAAAGTTGGCATGGCAATTATTATCATAATCACTGTTATTATGATGTTCTATTGGGATCGTAAAAAAGATAAAACCGTGCCCAAACATTGGTTATTTGCAGGCTCAATTGGTACTATAGCGGGCATTACGACAATGGTTGGCAATTTAGCTGGCGCTTTTTCAAATATTTACTTTTTAGCTATGCAATTACCAAAAAACAATTTTATTGGTACAGCTGCTTGGCTCTTTCTCATTATGAATATTATAAAGTTACCCTTTCATTTTTTCGTATGGAAAACTATTTCATTAGAATCTTTGTCCTTTAACCTAATATTACTACCTGGTATTTTGGTAGGTTTCTTTGTTGGAGTTCGGTTTATAAAACTCATTAAAGAGGCTTTCTTTAGAAAGATGATATTGGTATTGACCGCTGTAGGCGCTATCTTAATTATGTTTAGTTAA